In Melioribacteraceae bacterium 4301-Me, a genomic segment contains:
- a CDS encoding carbon starvation protein A: MSGILLILFAIIMFVGAYNVYGGYIAKKLNVSNANPTPSHSMYDGVDYCPAKSPVLLGHHFASIAGAGPIVGPIIAASFGWIPVYIWILIGATFIGGVHDYTSIIASIRHKGKSIGQIIENYIGISGKKLFLIFSWATLILIMAVFTIIVADTFTHIPSSGTSSVLFIFLAILFGLSVYRFKAPLWISSTVGIIFLSLAIYLGYIYPLQLDRNTWIIILLIYIFLASVTPVWILLQPRDYLNSFFLYGLMIAGIIGLFFTMPEIHLSPTTNFTVDKVGYLFPALFVTVACGAISGFHSIVGSGTTAKQLDKETDAKIIGYGGMLIEGILAVLSLLSVASLDQEHFLEILNTKGAVAAFSTGVANFIHNIPFLNVPIDAATSFAALAVSAFALTSLDTATRLARYSFQEFFEIKDRKEQSILVKNRYLATAVTVLFGAALTLSGQSMSIWPVFGSANQLLAAIALLAITVWVAHLNIDTKFTLIPMLFMFAVTLTSLLMLFYTNILSRNYTLSFVSLLLFILAVLLALQAYQVLRKNHKEPIIAK, encoded by the coding sequence ATGAGCGGCATATTATTAATTTTATTCGCGATTATAATGTTTGTAGGTGCATATAATGTGTATGGCGGATACATTGCAAAAAAGCTCAACGTATCGAACGCAAATCCAACTCCCTCACATTCAATGTATGATGGAGTTGATTACTGCCCAGCAAAATCACCAGTTCTATTAGGACATCATTTCGCATCAATTGCTGGAGCTGGACCAATCGTTGGTCCCATCATTGCCGCAAGTTTTGGCTGGATACCGGTTTATATTTGGATTTTAATTGGTGCAACATTTATTGGCGGTGTTCATGACTATACATCAATAATTGCATCAATCCGTCATAAAGGGAAATCAATCGGTCAAATTATAGAAAACTATATTGGAATTAGCGGCAAAAAACTTTTTTTGATTTTCTCTTGGGCAACATTAATTCTTATCATGGCAGTCTTTACAATTATTGTTGCTGATACATTTACACACATTCCAAGTTCTGGTACTTCATCAGTTCTATTTATTTTTTTAGCAATTCTTTTTGGATTAAGTGTTTATAGATTCAAAGCACCATTATGGATTTCATCAACAGTAGGAATAATATTTCTTTCTTTAGCTATTTACTTGGGCTACATCTATCCGCTTCAGCTTGATAGAAATACTTGGATAATAATTTTGCTCATTTACATTTTCTTAGCATCTGTAACACCTGTGTGGATTCTTCTTCAACCAAGAGATTATCTCAATTCATTTTTCTTATATGGTTTAATGATAGCGGGCATAATTGGATTATTTTTCACAATGCCGGAAATTCATTTATCACCAACTACAAATTTCACAGTAGATAAAGTTGGTTACCTCTTCCCTGCTCTTTTTGTAACAGTTGCTTGTGGAGCAATAAGTGGTTTTCATTCAATTGTAGGAAGTGGAACAACAGCAAAGCAGCTTGATAAAGAAACCGATGCAAAAATAATTGGTTATGGCGGAATGTTAATTGAAGGAATACTAGCTGTTCTCTCTCTGTTATCAGTTGCTTCATTAGACCAAGAACATTTTCTAGAAATTCTTAACACCAAAGGTGCAGTTGCTGCTTTTTCCACCGGCGTTGCAAATTTTATACATAATATTCCCTTCTTAAATGTTCCAATAGATGCAGCCACAAGTTTTGCAGCTCTTGCTGTTTCTGCTTTTGCTTTAACATCTCTCGATACCGCAACAAGATTAGCTCGTTATTCATTCCAAGAATTTTTTGAAATAAAAGATAGAAAAGAACAAAGCATTTTAGTAAAGAATCGATATTTAGCTACTGCCGTCACAGTATTATTTGGTGCAGCATTAACATTAAGTGGACAATCAATGTCAATTTGGCCAGTATTTGGAAGTGCAAATCAACTATTGGCAGCTATTGCACTTTTAGCAATAACAGTTTGGGTTGCTCATCTTAATATCGATACAAAATTTACATTAATTCCTATGCTATTTATGTTTGCAGTAACTTTAACTTCTTTGCTTATGCTTTTTTACACAAATATATTATCTCGCAACTATACTTTATCATTTGTATCGTTACTTTTGTTTATACTTGCAGTATTATTAGCATTACAGGCTTATCAAGTATTAAGAAAAAATCATAAAGAACCAATAATTGCTAAGTAA
- a CDS encoding isocitrate/isopropylmalate dehydrogenase family protein, whose translation MKKIVVLPGDGIGKIVLPEAIRLLNAVGFQAEYVWGDIGWEFWCKEGNALPQRTIDLIAKHKIALFGAITSKPKDAAEKELDPSLKGKGYVYFSPIVALRQIFNLDICIRPCISFKGNPLNFIRKKIDGTYEEPFVNVVIFRQNTEGLYSGVEWTNPPKQVREALETHPKMKAFANVPSEEMAISTRIVTKKASERIIKAAFEYARKLGYKSVTLCEKPNVLRETSGMMLKIAKEISKDYPEIELWDTNIDAQMMWLTKNPEDYGIIVAENMFGDIISDGFAGLIGGLGFACSANIGEEVAIFEPTHGSAPKYEKLNPSIVNPIAMFMSAVMMLEHIGKNEIAQKIRNAIAKVIEEGKVRTYDMLKLKGGPDVFEKGAASTQQMTDAVISKLE comes from the coding sequence ATGAAAAAAATTGTTGTTTTACCTGGAGATGGAATTGGAAAAATTGTTTTGCCAGAAGCAATACGTTTACTGAATGCCGTTGGATTTCAAGCTGAATATGTTTGGGGTGATATTGGTTGGGAATTCTGGTGTAAAGAAGGGAACGCACTTCCACAAAGGACAATCGATTTAATTGCTAAACATAAAATTGCTTTATTTGGTGCAATCACAAGTAAACCAAAAGATGCAGCAGAAAAAGAACTCGACCCTTCATTAAAAGGGAAAGGATATGTTTATTTTTCACCAATTGTTGCGCTGCGTCAAATTTTTAATTTAGATATTTGCATTCGACCATGTATCTCTTTCAAAGGTAATCCACTCAATTTTATTCGTAAAAAAATTGATGGAACCTATGAAGAACCTTTTGTTAATGTTGTAATATTCAGACAAAATACAGAAGGTTTGTATTCCGGAGTAGAATGGACAAATCCACCTAAACAAGTTCGAGAAGCTCTTGAAACTCATCCTAAAATGAAAGCATTTGCAAATGTTCCAAGTGAAGAAATGGCAATATCAACTCGTATAGTTACAAAAAAAGCAAGTGAAAGAATTATCAAAGCTGCTTTTGAATATGCTCGTAAACTTGGATATAAAAGTGTTACGCTGTGTGAAAAGCCAAATGTTTTGAGAGAGACTTCTGGTATGATGTTAAAAATTGCAAAAGAAATTTCTAAGGATTATCCTGAAATTGAATTATGGGATACCAACATAGATGCTCAAATGATGTGGTTGACAAAAAATCCAGAAGATTATGGAATCATTGTAGCAGAAAATATGTTTGGCGATATAATTAGTGACGGTTTTGCTGGATTAATCGGAGGATTAGGTTTTGCATGCAGTGCAAATATTGGAGAAGAAGTAGCAATTTTTGAACCAACTCATGGTTCAGCTCCAAAGTATGAAAAATTAAACCCATCTATTGTGAATCCTATTGCAATGTTTATGAGTGCTGTGATGATGCTTGAACATATTGGAAAAAATGAAATTGCTCAGAAAATTAGAAATGCAATTGCTAAAGTAATTGAAGAAGGGAAAGTAAGAACTTACGATATGCTGAAATTAAAAGGTGGACCAGATGTTTTTGAGAAAGGCGCTGCATCTACTCAACAAATGACGGATGCTGTTATTTCTAAATTGGAATAA
- a CDS encoding NAD-dependent epimerase/dehydratase family protein encodes MGNKIVSVITGASGFVGSHLADYLIARDHHVRCILRKSSSKRWLENKPVEIFDCGLFDKNSLKSILKDADYLFHIAGVVKSKNEEGYFKGNVETTRNLLEVVSEVNPNIKRVIIASSLTACGPSLDGKPVTEETPEHPITTYGRSKLAQEQLAKSFMNKLPITIARLHAVYGERDTEIYKVFQLYNRGLMTLVGFDEKRLNALHVFDAVEGIYLASLSEAAKGEIYFLASEEIYTWHQIGEALAKAFGKKALTIKVPHFMVYTIAAIAQFFSFFNSQPATFNLEKAKDFVQKNWICDVSKAKKDFGFRQSISLEEGMKRTVGWYKEMKWL; translated from the coding sequence ATGGGCAACAAAATAGTTTCAGTAATTACAGGAGCTTCTGGTTTTGTGGGGAGTCACTTAGCCGATTATTTAATTGCAAGAGATCATCATGTAAGATGCATTTTAAGAAAATCTAGCTCAAAACGTTGGCTCGAAAATAAACCAGTTGAAATTTTTGACTGCGGCTTGTTTGATAAGAATTCATTAAAATCAATATTGAAAGATGCAGATTATCTTTTTCATATTGCTGGTGTTGTTAAATCAAAAAATGAAGAAGGATATTTTAAAGGAAATGTTGAAACAACCCGCAATCTTTTAGAGGTTGTTAGTGAAGTTAATCCAAATATAAAACGTGTTATTATTGCAAGCAGTTTAACAGCATGCGGACCATCTTTAGACGGCAAGCCTGTAACAGAAGAAACCCCCGAACACCCCATTACAACCTATGGCAGAAGTAAATTAGCTCAAGAACAATTAGCGAAAAGTTTCATGAATAAATTACCGATAACTATCGCAAGACTGCACGCAGTTTATGGAGAAAGGGATACAGAAATTTATAAAGTATTTCAGTTGTATAACAGGGGCTTAATGACATTGGTAGGATTTGATGAGAAAAGGTTAAATGCTTTACATGTTTTTGATGCAGTAGAAGGAATTTATTTAGCTTCCTTAAGCGAAGCTGCTAAAGGTGAAATTTACTTTTTAGCATCTGAAGAAATTTATACTTGGCATCAAATAGGTGAAGCACTTGCAAAAGCTTTTGGAAAAAAAGCTCTCACAATAAAAGTGCCCCATTTTATGGTTTACACAATTGCTGCTATCGCTCAATTCTTTTCTTTCTTTAACTCTCAACCAGCTACTTTTAATTTGGAAAAAGCAAAAGACTTTGTGCAGAAAAATTGGATATGTGATGTTTCAAAAGCAAAAAAAGATTTTGGCTTTCGTCAAAGCATTTCACTTGAAGAGGGAATGAAGCGAACAGTAGGGTGGTATAAAGAAATGAAATGGTTATGA
- a CDS encoding HDIG domain-containing metalloprotein, which yields MLREKIKKLWPEIDWIKDESLREKVIDCWTYAIENSSLSIEDLEIIPFTLLIKDCKISFINHKRTCVQLAFEIAKIMKKNFGDSLNINMDYLIAGAILIDVGKLLEYEKVNGKIQISKAGEMVRHPFSGLAIAARFNIPFEVQHIIATHSKEGDLGKRTVESIIVHHADFVSFESFR from the coding sequence ATGCTCAGAGAAAAAATTAAAAAACTCTGGCCTGAAATTGATTGGATTAAAGATGAATCATTGCGCGAAAAAGTAATTGACTGTTGGACTTATGCAATTGAAAATTCATCTCTTTCAATAGAAGATTTAGAAATAATCCCATTTACGCTTCTTATCAAAGATTGTAAAATTTCTTTCATCAACCATAAAAGAACATGTGTTCAACTTGCATTTGAAATTGCAAAAATTATGAAAAAGAATTTTGGTGATTCATTAAACATAAATATGGATTATTTAATTGCTGGTGCAATTCTAATTGATGTAGGTAAATTATTAGAATATGAAAAAGTAAACGGCAAAATACAAATTAGCAAAGCTGGCGAAATGGTTCGTCATCCTTTTAGTGGCTTAGCAATTGCAGCAAGATTTAATATTCCATTCGAAGTTCAGCATATAATTGCAACGCATTCAAAAGAAGGTGATTTAGGAAAACGAACTGTTGAATCTATCATAGTTCATCATGCAGATTTTGTTTCGTTCGAATCATTTAGGTGA
- a CDS encoding DUF123 domain-containing protein, translating to MVLLHGLKKELKKINIFRGTYLLEIKAFSDFSIDSKMFKGNLFPKGYYYYSGSAQVNFQKRIERHLRKTKNIFWHIDYITSLRTNKILTVFIFDGKEKDFECKLVSDLQKNFSLRHVAKKFGSGDCSTCYSHLLYSKTKINHNHFISLYHPTVRFIPSSSEML from the coding sequence ATGGTATTGTTACATGGATTAAAGAAGGAGCTAAAAAAAATTAACATTTTTAGGGGTACTTATCTTTTAGAGATAAAAGCATTTTCTGACTTTAGCATCGACTCTAAGATGTTCAAAGGAAACCTTTTCCCAAAAGGCTATTACTATTATTCTGGAAGTGCACAGGTTAACTTTCAAAAAAGAATAGAAAGACATTTAAGGAAAACAAAAAACATTTTTTGGCATATTGATTACATAACTTCACTAAGGACAAATAAAATTCTTACTGTTTTTATTTTCGACGGAAAAGAGAAAGATTTTGAATGTAAATTAGTAAGCGATTTACAAAAAAATTTTTCATTAAGACATGTTGCAAAAAAATTCGGCAGCGGCGATTGCAGCACCTGCTATTCTCATTTACTTTATTCAAAAACTAAAATAAATCATAACCATTTCATTTCTTTATACCACCCTACTGTTCGCTTCATTCCCTCTTCAAGTGAAATGCTTTGA
- a CDS encoding DUF4835 family protein → MKKAIAFIFLIPAVFFAQELNAIVTVNFDKLASEDKDRLQNFQQQVQDYLNNTKFTQQNWEGDKIDCSFNVFFVSSDGQTRYSAQVVITSQRPIEGTQKNSLMLSILDNSWSFQYEKNQSMYFNHTDFDPLLSFLDYYAYIIIGFDMDSYYPLGGTDYFNKALDITIRGSSSSYSDGWQLNSASFNRRALVENLLNAKYQQFRQDFFDYHYNGLDLLNNKSTHQQAVENIIKLITDLASVRDKLDSRSVLLKVFFDAKAGEIVEYLKDYSDKSIFETLKKIDPPHISKYDEALKVN, encoded by the coding sequence ATGAAAAAGGCCATTGCTTTTATCTTCTTAATCCCGGCAGTTTTTTTTGCGCAGGAGCTGAATGCAATAGTAACTGTTAATTTTGATAAATTAGCTTCTGAGGATAAAGACCGACTTCAAAATTTTCAGCAGCAAGTACAAGACTATTTAAACAATACTAAATTTACCCAGCAAAATTGGGAAGGAGATAAAATAGATTGTTCTTTTAATGTATTTTTTGTTTCTTCAGATGGACAAACAAGATACTCTGCTCAGGTTGTAATTACAAGTCAACGGCCAATTGAAGGTACACAAAAAAACAGCTTAATGCTGAGTATTTTAGATAATTCATGGTCGTTCCAGTACGAAAAAAATCAATCGATGTATTTCAATCATACCGACTTTGACCCGCTTTTAAGTTTTTTAGATTATTATGCTTATATAATTATAGGATTTGATATGGATTCATATTATCCGCTTGGCGGTACAGATTATTTCAATAAAGCTTTAGATATTACAATAAGAGGTTCTTCCAGTTCGTATTCAGATGGCTGGCAATTGAATAGTGCTTCGTTCAATAGGCGCGCTTTAGTTGAAAATTTATTAAATGCTAAATACCAACAATTTCGGCAAGATTTTTTTGATTATCATTATAATGGTTTAGACCTGCTTAACAACAAATCTACTCATCAGCAAGCAGTTGAAAACATAATAAAACTTATTACTGACTTAGCTTCAGTAAGGGACAAATTAGATTCACGGAGTGTTTTACTAAAAGTTTTTTTTGATGCCAAAGCAGGTGAGATTGTAGAATACTTAAAAGATTACTCAGACAAGAGTATTTTTGAAACATTAAAGAAAATTGACCCGCCACACATCTCTAAATATGATGAAGCACTAAAAGTTAACTGA
- a CDS encoding alkaline phosphatase: MKRLILLLIFFTAVVSAQNQNNNSLLQAGPMVGYSQMREVMLWVQTTKPAKVKIVYWDKKNPSQKFETKEYLTSESDAFTAHLIADKVEPGIKYNYALFINGKKVERPYILEFQTQKLWQWREDPPEFSFAVGSCLYINESQYDRPGKPYGSDYEILTSLYDKHPDFMIWLGDNLYFREPDWSSWTGIVKRYTHDRSLPELQPVLGSMHNYAIWDDHDYGSNDADRGFWNKEQTLKAFKLFWANPSYGINGNPGITTFFQWGDVDFFLMDDRYYRTPNDRITGPKTMLGKEQFEWLIDNLVYSKAPFKIIVTGGQVLNPVEKDYLEIYNRYPEEKQKLLNTIKEEGIEGVIFITGDRHHSEVTKLERDGAYPLYDFTISSLTAGVSPGKGEANYLRVPGTLADEHNFAIFTIAGKRKNRILTCTDYDKDGKQIWSISINENELKNKK; the protein is encoded by the coding sequence ATGAAAAGACTCATACTTCTTCTAATTTTTTTTACTGCTGTCGTAAGCGCACAAAATCAAAACAATAATTCATTACTTCAAGCTGGACCAATGGTGGGTTACTCTCAAATGCGAGAGGTAATGTTGTGGGTACAGACTACAAAACCAGCAAAAGTAAAAATTGTCTATTGGGATAAAAAAAATCCTTCTCAAAAATTTGAGACAAAGGAATATTTAACCAGCGAGTCAGACGCTTTTACTGCACATCTTATTGCTGACAAAGTGGAACCGGGCATAAAATATAACTATGCTCTTTTTATAAACGGGAAAAAAGTTGAAAGGCCATATATTCTTGAGTTTCAAACTCAAAAACTATGGCAATGGCGTGAGGACCCGCCAGAATTCAGTTTTGCAGTTGGTAGTTGTTTGTATATCAATGAATCTCAATACGATAGACCGGGTAAACCTTATGGCAGTGATTATGAGATCTTAACGAGCTTGTACGATAAACATCCTGATTTTATGATATGGTTAGGCGATAACCTTTATTTTAGAGAGCCTGATTGGTCTTCTTGGACCGGCATTGTTAAACGCTATACTCATGATAGATCACTGCCTGAACTTCAACCTGTTCTTGGTTCAATGCACAATTATGCTATTTGGGATGACCATGACTATGGTTCTAACGATGCTGATAGAGGTTTCTGGAATAAAGAACAAACTTTGAAAGCATTTAAATTATTTTGGGCAAATCCTTCTTATGGAATAAATGGTAATCCTGGTATCACAACATTTTTTCAATGGGGAGATGTGGATTTCTTCCTAATGGATGATAGGTATTATAGAACGCCAAATGATAGAATTACAGGTCCAAAGACTATGTTAGGCAAAGAACAATTCGAATGGTTAATTGATAATTTAGTTTATAGCAAAGCACCTTTTAAAATTATAGTCACTGGTGGACAAGTTTTAAATCCAGTCGAAAAAGACTACTTGGAAATATACAATAGGTATCCTGAAGAGAAACAAAAATTATTGAACACAATTAAAGAAGAGGGAATAGAAGGTGTAATTTTTATAACGGGGGATAGGCATCACTCAGAAGTTACTAAACTAGAAAGGGATGGGGCATATCCTTTATATGATTTTACAATTTCATCTTTGACTGCAGGTGTATCGCCTGGCAAAGGTGAAGCTAATTATCTAAGAGTACCTGGGACTTTAGCTGATGAACATAACTTTGCTATTTTTACAATTGCTGGTAAAAGGAAAAACAGAATTTTAACTTGTACAGATTATGATAAAGATGGCAAACAAATTTGGAGTATATCTATTAATGAAAATGAATTAAAAAATAAAAAGTAA
- a CDS encoding c-type cytochrome domain-containing protein, with protein sequence MKVLNFLIILFFIALLLTECDDSTNITQIDDVIIPSANVSYAKYIQPVFNAKCNYSGCHDDGTKAGGLSLTTWANTTSDYLVVAPGFPDNSKLVWAIKGQSTSPMPPVGYYPLTKNQIDGIVTWIKEGAKKN encoded by the coding sequence ATGAAAGTATTAAATTTTCTTATTATTCTATTTTTTATTGCTTTATTGCTTACAGAATGTGATGATTCGACCAACATCACCCAAATAGATGACGTAATAATCCCTTCTGCTAATGTCAGTTACGCAAAATATATTCAGCCTGTTTTTAACGCAAAATGTAATTACTCTGGCTGTCACGACGATGGCACAAAAGCTGGCGGACTAAGTTTAACTACTTGGGCTAACACCACATCCGATTACCTTGTGGTTGCACCTGGATTCCCCGATAATAGCAAATTAGTCTGGGCAATTAAAGGTCAATCTACCTCACCAATGCCTCCTGTTGGGTATTACCCACTTACTAAAAATCAAATTGATGGTATTGTTACATGGATTAAAGAAGGAGCTAAAAAAAATTAA
- a CDS encoding aminotransferase class I/II-fold pyridoxal phosphate-dependent enzyme: MLDLFKKCFDFTRADEVKALGVYPYFRPIEENEGPVVQIEGRKVIMAGSNNYLGLTAHPKVKEAAIKAVEKYGTGCSGSRYLTGTLDLHIELEERLAKFFGAEAVLLYSTGYQTAQGIIPTLVNRGEYVVSDKDNHACIVAGQMMARGATAELVRYKHNDMKDLERILEKLPKDAPKLIVSDGVFSTGGEIVDLPTLVSLAKTYNARTLIDDAHAVGVIGKGGRGTASEFGLENEVDMTMGTFSKTFASLGGFVAAKAKVIDYLKHHSSALIFSASPTPAAVAAALAALEILEENPDLVKKLIRNANKVRTELKAAGFNVVDGRTAIVPVIVGDDNLAFKMWRMLYDAGVFVNVFISPGVPQGRQMMRTSYMASHEDEHLDYIIDAFKKVGKELGLI; the protein is encoded by the coding sequence ATATTGGACTTATTTAAAAAGTGCTTTGATTTTACAAGAGCAGATGAAGTTAAAGCTTTAGGAGTATATCCTTATTTTAGACCGATAGAAGAAAATGAAGGACCTGTAGTTCAAATAGAAGGTAGAAAAGTTATTATGGCTGGGTCCAACAACTATTTGGGTTTAACAGCTCATCCAAAGGTTAAAGAAGCTGCTATCAAAGCAGTTGAAAAGTACGGTACCGGTTGTTCTGGTTCAAGATATTTAACAGGCACATTAGATTTGCATATTGAACTAGAAGAAAGATTAGCAAAATTTTTTGGTGCAGAGGCTGTTCTGCTTTATAGTACGGGGTATCAAACTGCTCAAGGTATTATACCTACTCTTGTAAATAGAGGTGAATATGTTGTTTCCGACAAAGATAATCATGCATGTATTGTTGCTGGACAAATGATGGCAAGAGGTGCAACAGCTGAATTGGTAAGATATAAGCATAACGATATGAAAGATTTAGAAAGAATACTGGAAAAGTTGCCAAAAGATGCACCAAAGCTAATTGTAAGTGATGGAGTCTTTAGTACAGGCGGAGAAATAGTTGACTTGCCAACTTTGGTCAGCTTAGCTAAGACTTACAACGCACGAACTTTAATAGATGATGCCCATGCTGTAGGTGTTATTGGTAAAGGCGGCAGAGGCACAGCAAGCGAATTTGGTCTTGAAAATGAAGTAGATATGACAATGGGAACTTTCAGTAAGACTTTTGCATCTTTAGGGGGTTTTGTTGCTGCTAAAGCTAAAGTCATCGATTACCTGAAACATCATTCATCTGCCTTGATTTTCAGTGCTTCGCCTACTCCGGCAGCAGTCGCCGCCGCACTTGCTGCATTAGAAATACTTGAGGAAAACCCCGACTTAGTCAAAAAATTAATAAGAAATGCTAATAAAGTACGAACAGAACTAAAAGCCGCTGGTTTCAATGTGGTAGACGGCAGAACCGCAATCGTTCCTGTAATTGTTGGTGATGATAATTTAGCCTTTAAAATGTGGAGAATGTTATACGATGCCGGAGTGTTCGTAAATGTCTTTATTTCACCAGGTGTGCCTCAAGGTAGACAAATGATGCGAACAAGTTACATGGCTTCTCATGAAGATGAACACCTTGATTATATTATCGACGCTTTCAAAAAAGTCGGGAAAGAATTAGGGCTAATTTAA
- a CDS encoding ComEA family DNA-binding protein produces MRKTFSAILFFSIACQFFAQEDSVLQNSFYDNLLEEMSTENEDTQIYDLLEQLTQEPLLINYASQNDLTKIPFIDYKTANEIIDYRNQHGIFHNKSELYQIKTIDNETIDKILPYISFEVINPQEKSSIISFQNSKINFRSRQSIDLKDNLGFLQNKFAGSKLKSYQRFQLINDRYRLNFLTEKDPGENSFNDFYSYHLQIKKVGFIENITLGDYLVEFGQGLAMWSPYSYFKSIYAVNTLDRKSHGILPYVSTDENQFLRGASVQLAFNNFNITSFYSYNKVDASIDSTTSFVTSMPIDGYHRTFTEINKKKRLKRKIYGSMLSYTLNSNIGIGFLYYKVKFGNLLYNDAYYKPKGDEFEFYSLDYHAFLKSVSFSGEFSYNNISVASINNIEINITPHFSLVSSFRNYPHNYINLFSNGFGGKNGTQNEIGFYTGFKLKTYAGVINFYYDQFKFPYPTNSNSMPSSGKEFLIYYYAIPFEKTKLFFKYKNENKEVAKLYSDENIIDNQLTQNIRLDFIYEINKFLSLKSRIESIFLSFSKTKNNNEKGFLVYQDVRISPASNLLIDLRTTFFKTDSFNSRIYEYENDLDGVITNPPLYGEGIRWYLYAKYKLPFNLIISLKYSELYKPKEKTIGSGYTEIIGNIYNSLNLQIDLQL; encoded by the coding sequence ATGAGAAAAACCTTTTCAGCTATATTGTTTTTTTCGATTGCCTGCCAATTTTTTGCCCAAGAAGATTCTGTACTGCAAAACTCATTTTACGATAATTTACTTGAAGAAATGTCAACTGAAAATGAAGACACTCAAATTTACGACTTGCTTGAACAACTTACTCAAGAACCGTTACTAATAAATTATGCATCGCAAAACGACTTAACTAAAATTCCTTTTATCGACTATAAAACTGCAAATGAAATCATAGATTATCGCAATCAACATGGAATTTTTCACAACAAAAGTGAACTTTATCAAATTAAAACCATTGATAATGAAACAATAGATAAAATACTTCCCTATATTTCTTTTGAAGTTATCAACCCCCAAGAAAAAAGCAGTATTATATCATTTCAGAACAGCAAAATAAATTTTCGCTCTCGACAATCAATTGATTTAAAAGATAATTTGGGCTTTTTGCAAAATAAATTTGCAGGGTCTAAATTAAAAAGCTATCAAAGATTCCAATTAATTAATGACCGGTACAGACTTAACTTTTTAACCGAAAAAGATCCAGGTGAAAATTCATTTAACGATTTTTATTCTTACCATCTTCAAATAAAAAAAGTTGGTTTTATTGAAAATATTACTTTGGGAGACTACTTGGTAGAATTTGGACAAGGATTAGCCATGTGGAGTCCCTACAGCTACTTCAAAAGTATTTACGCAGTAAACACTCTCGATAGAAAATCACATGGAATTTTACCCTACGTAAGCACCGACGAAAATCAGTTTTTAAGAGGCGCTTCAGTTCAATTAGCTTTCAACAACTTTAATATAACTTCATTTTATTCTTACAACAAAGTTGATGCTTCAATTGACAGTACCACTTCATTTGTTACTTCAATGCCAATTGACGGTTACCATAGAACTTTTACAGAAATTAATAAGAAGAAAAGACTAAAACGCAAAATCTACGGGTCAATGTTATCCTATACTTTAAACTCCAATATTGGTATTGGATTTTTATATTATAAAGTTAAGTTTGGAAACTTATTGTATAATGATGCTTATTACAAACCAAAAGGTGATGAATTCGAGTTCTATTCTCTTGATTATCATGCTTTTTTAAAAAGTGTTTCCTTCAGCGGAGAATTCTCATACAACAATATATCTGTAGCAAGTATTAATAACATAGAAATTAATATTACGCCGCATTTTTCATTAGTAAGCTCGTTTAGAAATTATCCACACAATTACATTAACCTATTTTCAAATGGATTCGGGGGAAAAAATGGTACACAGAACGAAATAGGTTTTTATACAGGCTTTAAGCTAAAAACATATGCCGGTGTAATTAACTTTTACTATGACCAATTTAAATTCCCCTATCCAACGAATAGTAATTCAATGCCTAGTTCTGGAAAAGAATTTTTAATTTACTACTATGCAATCCCCTTCGAAAAAACAAAGCTGTTCTTTAAGTATAAAAACGAAAACAAAGAAGTCGCTAAGTTGTACTCTGATGAAAATATAATTGACAACCAGTTAACTCAAAATATAAGACTTGATTTTATTTACGAGATTAATAAATTCCTTTCACTAAAAAGCAGAATCGAATCAATTTTTCTTTCATTCAGTAAAACAAAGAACAATAATGAAAAAGGATTTTTAGTTTATCAGGATGTCAGAATTTCTCCTGCTTCAAACCTATTAATTGATTTACGTACTACTTTTTTTAAGACAGATTCGTTTAACTCCCGTATATACGAATATGAAAATGATTTAGATGGAGTTATTACTAATCCGCCATTATATGGCGAAGGGATTAGATGGTACTTATATGCAAAATATAAATTGCCTTTTAACTTAATTATCTCGTTAAAATATTCAGAGCTTTACAAGCCTAAAGAAAAAACAATCGGAAGTGGATATACAGAAATAATTGGAAATATCTATAATTCATTAAATCTACAAATTGATTTGCAGCTTTAA